A genomic region of Spirochaetales bacterium contains the following coding sequences:
- a CDS encoding YjbQ family protein, with the protein MYNTLQVQTRKREEFRDITARVKTFVAESGIKNGFCNVYVPHTTAGVTINEAADPAVVADIIKEIDTIVPLDDHYKHMEGNSAAHIKSSLFGISIQVPVHDGRLVLGTWQGIYFCEFDGPRQRSCHLSVIGT; encoded by the coding sequence ATGTATAATACCTTGCAGGTTCAGACAAGAAAAAGAGAAGAATTTCGCGATATTACCGCCAGAGTGAAGACCTTTGTTGCCGAATCGGGGATAAAAAACGGCTTTTGCAATGTCTATGTTCCCCATACAACGGCCGGCGTAACGATCAATGAAGCGGCAGATCCCGCCGTTGTCGCCGACATTATCAAGGAGATAGATACGATTGTACCCCTTGACGATCACTACAAGCATATGGAAGGGAATTCGGCGGCACATATAAAATCGAGTCTTTTCGGCATCAGTATTCAGGTGCCGGTTCATGACGGGCGTCTCGTACTCGGTACGTGGCAGGGTATTTATTTTTGTGAATTTGACGGGCCCCGGCAGCGGTCCTGTCATCTTTCGGTCATCGGAACCTGA
- a CDS encoding S41 family peptidase: MAIRKVPGRIKYNLAAMKWLFFVVIAGLAFNLPVLAQNNSKKLEEKIQLIREVLEDIQKHYVDPEKADLDTMTEGALKGILQSLDDPFSAYLTEEDLMEIEEITTGKIGGVGIVIFKGEKWIEVSQPMEATPAYAAGVIAGDFIVAVDEESTEEMTLYEVVNRIRGTPGTSVTLTILRGESKTFDVTLERAVIEIPSVKREMIGDDIAYLKILEFSSVTYENVVKAIDFFDENSYSAMIIDLRNNPGGLRDSPIDIADLFLPKGKIIVSTKSRNAFEDRVYRAWREPTVTPDIPVVLLIDKYSASASEILVGALKDNERVYVMGEKSYGKGSIQAIRDAGKGGYRLTIAKYYTPSGVSIHGVGIEPDKVVKEEALTEEEEKSAAELFEEKSIETFVEKNSSPTEKQIDEFIKQLKKQGIVLRERYIKKLIRNQVNKANNNYPVYDLDFDIVLQEAVKYLKKKQ, translated from the coding sequence ATGGCAATAAGAAAAGTTCCGGGGAGAATAAAATATAATCTTGCCGCAATGAAATGGTTGTTTTTTGTCGTGATAGCGGGTCTTGCGTTCAATCTCCCCGTCCTGGCCCAGAATAATTCAAAAAAACTCGAAGAAAAAATTCAGCTTATCCGGGAAGTTCTTGAAGACATCCAGAAGCATTATGTGGATCCTGAAAAAGCGGATCTCGATACGATGACGGAAGGGGCGCTGAAAGGAATACTCCAGTCGCTCGATGATCCTTTTTCCGCGTATCTCACGGAAGAAGATTTAATGGAGATAGAAGAGATTACCACGGGCAAGATAGGCGGTGTGGGGATTGTCATATTCAAGGGAGAGAAGTGGATCGAAGTGTCGCAGCCGATGGAAGCGACACCGGCATATGCGGCGGGTGTCATCGCGGGGGACTTCATCGTCGCGGTTGACGAGGAGTCGACAGAAGAAATGACCCTCTATGAGGTGGTCAACCGTATACGGGGTACGCCGGGAACATCGGTCACCCTCACGATTTTACGCGGGGAGTCGAAAACCTTCGATGTCACACTGGAGCGGGCGGTGATCGAAATCCCGTCGGTGAAAAGGGAAATGATAGGCGATGATATCGCGTATCTGAAAATTCTCGAATTTTCTTCTGTGACCTATGAAAACGTGGTAAAAGCGATCGATTTTTTCGATGAAAACTCGTATAGCGCCATGATTATCGACCTGCGAAACAATCCGGGCGGTTTACGGGATTCACCGATCGATATCGCGGACCTCTTTCTGCCCAAAGGAAAAATTATCGTGAGTACAAAGTCGAGAAATGCGTTCGAGGACCGTGTTTATCGGGCATGGAGGGAGCCGACGGTCACACCGGATATTCCGGTCGTGCTTCTCATCGATAAATATTCCGCCTCCGCATCTGAAATCCTCGTCGGTGCACTCAAGGACAATGAAAGGGTATACGTAATGGGAGAGAAATCATACGGCAAGGGATCGATCCAGGCCATCAGGGATGCGGGAAAAGGCGGATACCGGCTTACTATCGCGAAATATTACACGCCGTCCGGTGTAAGTATTCATGGCGTGGGTATCGAGCCGGATAAAGTGGTAAAGGAAGAGGCCCTGACGGAAGAAGAGGAAAAATCCGCCGCAGAACTCTTCGAGGAAAAATCGATCGAAACGTTCGTCGAGAAAAATTCCTCTCCAACGGAAAAACAGATCGATGAGTTTATCAAACAACTCAAGAAACAGGGGATCGTGCTGAGGGAACGTTACATCAAAAAACTTATTCGTAACCAGGTGAACAAGGCAAACAACAATTATCCGGTCTATGATCTCGATTTCGATATCGTATTGCAGGAAGCGGTGAAATATCTGAAAAAAAAGCAATAA
- a CDS encoding 16S rRNA (uracil(1498)-N(3))-methyltransferase, whose amino-acid sequence MKQFFLRRPPRSGCMIVVEGDDFHYLKHVRRVKKGDSFDGLDAEGNTYRLTVRDEQRHCLFLTAESKEKEKISLPAVTLIQGLPKGKKMDVIIRQATEAGVSTIMPLLCKNSIVKIDNHDTMSKKTARWKRIAREAVQQSGASVLPHIDSPREIRSLSQAGCGIKLVFHQERENNRSLHESLEKAAERVFLCIGPEGGFTGGEIGLLAEYGFIPVHLGDSVLRVETAAIYAIAAVRIILLERLYWRSVCEE is encoded by the coding sequence ATGAAGCAGTTCTTCCTGCGGCGTCCCCCTCGAAGCGGGTGTATGATTGTCGTCGAGGGGGACGATTTCCATTATCTGAAACATGTGAGACGGGTCAAAAAGGGAGATTCCTTTGACGGTCTCGATGCCGAAGGCAACACATACAGGTTGACGGTGAGGGACGAGCAAAGGCATTGTCTCTTTCTGACGGCAGAGAGTAAAGAAAAGGAAAAGATTTCTCTTCCGGCCGTTACCCTCATTCAGGGCCTGCCGAAAGGAAAGAAAATGGATGTGATCATACGGCAGGCGACCGAGGCGGGTGTGTCAACGATAATGCCGCTTTTATGCAAAAATAGTATTGTAAAAATTGATAATCATGATACCATGAGTAAAAAAACAGCCCGGTGGAAACGAATAGCACGTGAAGCGGTACAACAAAGCGGGGCTTCCGTTCTCCCTCACATAGATTCACCCCGGGAGATACGGTCGCTTTCACAGGCGGGTTGTGGAATAAAACTTGTGTTTCATCAGGAAAGGGAGAATAACCGAAGCCTGCACGAATCGCTTGAAAAAGCGGCAGAGCGAGTTTTTCTTTGCATCGGCCCCGAAGGGGGCTTTACCGGAGGGGAAATCGGTCTGCTTGCAGAATACGGATTTATACCGGTGCACCTTGGAGATTCGGTGCTGCGGGTGGAGACCGCCGCGATCTACGCGATTGCCGCTGTAAGGATTATTCTCCTCGAACGATTATACTGGAGGTCGGTGTGCGAAGAGTAA